Below is a genomic region from Ahaetulla prasina isolate Xishuangbanna chromosome 16, ASM2864084v1, whole genome shotgun sequence.
TTAAACACAGTAAAACTTATGAGGATTAAGAAAAATATTCATTAATACCTGTAGAAAACTCTggcctaaaaatattttttgtatatactttttaattttttctgttaTCTCTTCTTTAAGATGACATTTAGATTTATGCAACTCTCCAAGGTAGCAAGATGCAGTCTTGGAAGCATCTCATATTGCCAGGAACACCAAGCTACCCAAGACATGTGCAACGCACGTGCTCTTCCCCCATGCCGGGCCTCGTCAGGCCTTTCCGCACCACCATCCCAATTCACGAGCGGGAAGGGGTCCGACAGGCTGTCTGATTGCTGTTGGCTTTGGTTCCTGCTGACATTCGCCGCAGTTTTAACCTCCACACCATAGAAATTATCAACCATGGGTTGACTATCCAAGTGGCCAAAGACCAAACCCCCTACTTGTGACAACAGTTGGCAGTTGGCAGACAGAGGAAGCTCTCAAGAAACACCAAAGAGGTAGAAAATGTGGAGAGGGGTCATTTATCCAAGCTGGCATTGGATCCATCCGCTGACCGGTCAGGAGGCGGCCTCCCCTAATCCTTTGAACCAGTGCCCACAAGAACTGTTTCAAGCCTTTTCCAGAACCCAAGGAAGTTCTTCACCCTCCTACCCTCTGGCCCCACTGAGATTCTCCCCTCTCCCAGCAGCTTCAGCCCTCGAGTGGGCGATTGCTGAGGTAAGCACTCTTCAGCTCCTTGATGGTTCTCTTAGGAGTGATCATTTTCCGTCCTAGAAAATGTCTGTACTTAAAAAAAACTCATCACCCTGGAAATTGTCTGCCTGAGGGCGAGAAAAAGGGGACATGACTTCTCAGGGATCACCTGCCACCTCTCCTAAGTCCTTCAGGGTGACATGGACTCACCTATTTTGAGAAGCAGAGATGGGCACCCTCCACTGGCTGTTCAGGGCACTGTTGAGGCAGCCTCCCTCTTCGCAGTGGCGTGTGGTGCACAGGAGCCTAAGCCACGACAGGAGAGATATAGATGTGGCCAGCCAGCCCTACAGAGCAGGGAGCACCAGGGGCCTTCTGAAGCCACTTCTCTGGgtattcagctcctcctcttcgGACCCCAACCAAGCCCTGCAACCATGACTGCTGAAAGTGGGGCCACTCCTTAGGAGGAAGGCTTCCTCACTAGTCAGAGAAGCTGGCAATGGGACCGAAACAACTCCCCACCCCGACTCCCAAGCCAGCTTCGCAAAGGCGACAGTGGAGCTAATTTGTCTACAACCTTAAGGGTTTCCCACACCATTGCCCAAGATTCTggctttgtcccagcttcttcctcAATAGGCACAAGATTTGTCTGGATATTCTCCTACCCTGACATTCCTGTTGCTTGTGAAGTTGTCGCATCCCCACCATTGCTGTTCTAGCAATTAGCTTGAGAGTTCCACTTGGGGGCTTCCTTGTACACCCAACTGCTCctattctcttccccccccccaccgcatcCCTGAAGTCTCAGCATTCATGACAAGAGGAGGCCATACCTGTCCACCCCCAAACATAATGATGCCTGTGAGCAACTGCCCTGCATTTCATTCTCCTGCcatgtggatttttaaaaaatgaaaaacatcaGAATTGagggattttaaaataattccaaaaATTCAGATTGGAATTCCTCTTTATCTTCGTATTTATTGTGCCGAGCGTGCATTTCTTAATTATGAAAATTTGTAATAACCAGATCTATGAGAACACCTAAGGCAGATTTAAAAGAGTGGAAAATTGTTCGTGGGAGATTAAATTTCTGTTTAAATTTAATAGCATTCGAAGAGTTAACCTATACTCACAGGGACACCAGTGTccaggggaggaagggaaggaacatGAAGAAGAGACCAGCAGGAGAAAAGTATTCAAAAACCCTCCAAAGACAGGCCCAGTCCAGGTATCTGCGTGACCAACACAGCTTAGTAAGACCAGAGTTACAATAATCTAAATCTCACCAAAGATCACAGTGACCTCCTGGTGGAGACGCTACCTGGCCAATGCAGTCTTTAAAGCTTAGATGTGCAACATGGAACGGGGCAGCCCCCAAACTGCCCTCAAGAGGGAAACGACCCACACCATTCCCCTCCCCTCAGTGTTGAAGGGGGGGGCAGCAAATGCAGCAGTGGATCACCCTTGGCTctaatggggggggggatccaCTCCAGTGGGCAGCAGGGCTGGAGTCACAGTCTAAGCCCCTTTCAGGGGTCTCCCaacagctggctggctggctgacagGAGGAGAGCgggcaggaaaggaaagagaaatgggaTGGGTCTCTCCTAAGCCATACCGGGATGGCTCAACTGAGGGCCAGGCGGTGTGTGCCCCACCCCGCAAGGAGCATCATCTCTTCTGCTGCTGGCAGGATGAGGCGCACCTCCATGGGCAGCAGGCAAGACTGAGAAATCCCTTCCATTCCTCTTGCCAACAatactttgaagaagaagaagaaaagaacaaccaTGTGAGAAAACTGCCTCCTGCCTCCACTAGCCGCCAACTGACAGATGCTGCAGTTTGGGTCTGTCTAACCAAAACATCATCACCACCACAAGGTGCAATCCAAGAGAAACCACCAGGCCCCGGAACAGGTGTGTCAGCAGCCCAGCACCTCGACTCTGTGCTTACCTTCTGCCTCCTCGCCAGCAAGAGTGAAGCCAGAAACGCGATGCTCAAAGGACAACTGCCTCGAATCAACTATTGCTCTGAACATGGAAACTGGACAAGAGTATCAAAAAAAGTTCTTACATAGCAAAATGTCTCTGGAGGCCGGGAAATGCACAGGTGTGGAGCAGGCCGCCTGGCAGGGAAGAGATTCCTACCGATGCTTTATGGCCGGCATTTCGAGGGGACACAAAAAAGCCCCCCTGTGCCTCTTCCCAAGCCAATGGACAGAAACCCAAATGCCACCCAGTTTAAACAGAGCGGCTAGTGGGGACTTTTAACAGGATTAAACATTCTTTTCTGCAAAATATTCTTTCAGGTTTTAatcacccccctttttttccttaagAGTAGTCAAGTCACTGGTATCAAAGTCAGGTAGCATTTttctcctggatttttttttctttttaattcttcaaGTCTTCATTCCTGACTTGGAGGTTTCTGAAAGACAGCTGCCTGCAAACATGACATGTTTTATGATGCCAAGAGGAAACCTTGAGTGCCCCTGTAGGGACACGCGGCTCATAGGAGGAGCCTTCCAGTGAGCCCAAAAACTGGCAGAGATCAACAAGGCTGGCTGTCCCTGGCATCAGGGCTCCAAagaggggaaggaaacagaaggtTGGCTGTTGGTATTTATGAAAAGTGTAATAATGAAACAACCATTCAAGTCAATTTAGAAACTCAGCTGCCTAAAGACCCCCGGACTAACTGGCCTGCCCTCTTGAAAACATGAGGTTTTATCAAATTCACACAGAAATCTAAAGGAAGGAGTGTGTTTCTAGCATTGGTGTGCTTCTCACCCGCATTCCTTTCCATTGAGCTTTTTATATACATATTCATAGAGGTATCAACATGTAtattaaaagcactttttatttCCCAGGATGTTTCCGAATGAGGTCCACAGTGGATTCTGGATTTGGAACAGTGTTTGCGTGTGGTGGGGACGTGTTCTGGAAGGGCGCCGCTCCCTCCCGCACCCCCCCTCCTTGTTTTAAAGCATGTTGGACTTCAAGAACATGAGCTTGTTCATATCCTCAGGGCTCAGCAGTCGCCGCCTCTTAATCAGGAGGGCTTGTTCGCACATGTTGACGCAGTTGCTTCTGGCTCCCACAGCGGGCACTGCTAGGAGCCAGAAGGCCAGTCTGGCCAGCTTGGTATGCTTCTGCGTCACACAGGACCAGTACTGGAAGAGGTCAGGGGCTGCCTGAAAAAGGGGCTCTTGCAAGTAATCATAGACCTCGCTTTTGCCCGACCGGTCTTCCTCCCGAGTCGGAGAGCTCTCATTCGAGGTCCGAGATTTTTTTGAGGCGGGCTCGAAATCGGGCTCCTCGGCCCAAGATTCCTTCACCTCGTGGATCAGCTCACACACCTTGCCAATGATCTCCTCGTGCTGGTAAGGGGGGACCGGCCGTAGTTTCTGCTGAGGGTCCAGAATCATGGCCACCTTGTGAGCCGAGTGCACCTTGAAGTTCTCCTTCAGGGCTTCCAGAAAAAGGTGGCACAACTTGCTGACAATGCCCGCGTCATTGGCCTTTGAGGTGAAGAGTTTCTCCAGTTTCACATAGGTAGGCAGCACCAGCTGCAACGTCGGCCGGCTCTCGTTGCTCAGTTCAATGACGGCTTGTTTCACCGGAGCCAGGATGGCCGCTAGGTTGCTCAGCAGGTGCTTGTTGAGGTTCTGGATAAGGTTTAGCTTCTTGGCCCGGCTATAAAACTCGCAGATCTGCTCGTAGCGTTCGTGGACAAGCAGCAGAGAGTCCGTGATGGAGTTCCagcaagggggaggggaggtctCCTCCAGGGAGCCAAAGGTCTCCTTGGAGATCCCTGCAGAGCCCGCCAGGTCCTCACAGACATTCAGCAGCTCAATGACCTCGTGCATGTTGCGTGCTTGGAGGGTGCGTTTGTTAAGCACACTCTGCACTACAGAGGTCAAGGCACACGCAGAGCAACGCAAACACATGCCCGCCTTGGAAAACGCAGAGGAGTTCACCTTGCAGTCTGTGACGTACACAGTCCTGATCTCAGACATAACGAACTCggaaagcacattttgcacccAGTGGTGGACCAAATCCCCGTTATCACGAATGTCCACCCCTTTGATCCCCAAGACGTAACTCTTGATGCAGCTGCCTTCTGCCTGGTATGCCGTCAGGATGTAGCAGGAATCGGGGCCAATGCTCTGCGAGTGACAGGTGACGCCAATGCCCAAGCAGGTGTTGCTGCCAAGAGCGCAAGTGACCTTCACTTTCACCTGGTTGTACATCCGGGGCAAGTGCTTGAGGGCTAGCGTGTTGAAGTTGCCAAGGATCTCCGTAACGGAGAAGGCGCCATAGCGAGCACCGTTGTCAACAAGACTTTGCGCCAGTTTAACAAACTCTTTGCCGCTCACCACGCTCAGCGTCCCCAGATCAGCGCACATCACCCTCAGCAGCCGCTCTGCTATGTTCTGCCGCTCCTTCTCCGGGATGGGGCTGTTAAGGAGGGAGCTGCCAGCTGAGACTACAGAGAAGGAAGACAAAAGGTTTGCAACGGGCAACGTGGTTTGAGGATTGCAAATCAGTAACAATTATTAGCTAATAAAAACCTAAgaaagattcaaaaaaaaaaaaaaagcagtgacaTGCACTTGTGACTACCGTAGCAAATATACATCCCTCGCCTCTGGcatgaaaaaaggaaatattcaggggtgaaatccagcaggttctgacaggtcctggagaactggtagcagaaattttgagtagttcggagaaccagcaaataccacttccggctggccccagagtggggtgggaatggagattttggagtatcctcccctccaagtggggagggaatggagattttgcagtattcttcccccccccgcccccgagtggggagggaatggggattttgcaatatccttcccctgccatatccaccaagccacacccaccaagccacaccacgcccaccaagccatgcctaaagaaccggtagtaaaaaaaaatggatttcatcactggaaatATTCCACGGAAGAGGATGTAGTTGTTTTCCCAATGAACCCCCATGCCTATTAAAAGTATTCTGCCTTAATTGGGGTTCTTTATCAGGCAAGGAAGAGCAAATACTGCAATCCTGATTTTTAAatcaccttcttcctccttctagaacaggggtgtccaaacttggtccctttaagacttgtggacttcaactcccagagtccctcagccagcaaagctggctgaggaactctgggagttgaagtccacaagtcttaaagggaccaagtttggacacccctgttctagaacattaAGACGCTTCCCAGACTGTGTtgttattacacacacacacacacacacactggtcgCAAGATGCTAAGAAACAATACCCACCCACAAGGGCAccaaggtggggtgggggtggggaaacaggACGACTAGAAATAAAACTGTTCTCAGCCCTGGCTGCAGCCGAGGGCATTTTGGTCTCACATTGTAAAACTCTTGAGGCTTATCATGTGAGATCCAAATGCCTCGGCTGTCATTTGCATAAAGAGGGGAGTCTTGCGCTccttttagaccaggggtagtcaaccttttatacctaccgcccatttttgtatctctgttagtagtaaaattttctaacctcccaccggttccacagtaatgcgccgtgtatcatcgtctccacatgcctctcgtgcatcggggattgggtttggggggggggggcgccggctgccagctttgcttgtctgttacagctgggtggtgtggggggagatgcgcgagctattctgggacgaggctgttttgtttgcagtcacactatagcgccatttagtttcacttacataacgtgaactaaacttgtgcacgggcaatacaaatagtatattttcagaaatttaaattgtcacagggaattttatgaaaacctaatgacaatttttttaaataatgctatgaattttttttaaaaagtcaaattaaaaaaaaggaaagtgcttcagtatctgacaaaacccctaccacccaccatgaaagctggaacgcccactagtgggcggtagggaccaggttgattaccgcTGCTTTAGACTTTCAGAGAGAAACTGGGTGCCTGCCAGTATCCTCTGCATGCTGTGGCCCCAGTTGGCCTACATGGAGAAGAAGGGACGCGTGGAGCTTTGTCTGGGAGGCCAAGGAcagacccatccaggagaatcaaGATTCCTTTGGGTGTAgcctgatcagtggtgaaatgtaaaatttgttaatatgggttctgtgggtgtggcttgggggagtaatgtgactgggtgggcatagccaaatttttttttttttacttttaaaagaattttttctacagcctctgacgatcccagctgagccgctcgatcatcagagggtttttttaaaaacttttaaaagcatttttttggctgaagaaaaaatgcttttaaaagtaaaaaaacccaaactctgatgatcgcgtggctcagctgggcatgggggggtggggggcagggatttttgctaccagttctctgaacacccactgccatcgctactggattgggcgatccagtccgaaccgggagccttTATCCCCTGAGCCTGATGCTACTCAGGAAGGGGGGCACCGCAGAAAGCAGCTGGCccacttcctccccctcctcgacTGGTTGTCGCATAGTACACATACTGTTGTTAGAGTTGTTCCTCTGTAGCTGCGGCTTCCACTTCTCTTCCACCACAGCTGGAGGTGACCTGGGCTGGTTTGAGGCAATGTTGTTTTCATTGTCAGCTGAAGGGCAAAGAGGCAGAGAGGACAGGAAGTGACTGCACTAATTCTGCCTCAGGGAGCAGCGATTCAAGGCAGGCTGCAAACACCTCCCTGCTTCCCTGGGCCGCTTCTACAATGTAAGGCTAGAAGCTGCCTTTGACCATAGGTCCTTCCGATGCCTTGGCTGAGGGCAGCTATGGCCACGCAGAGGCAGATTTGCCCATTACTCCCTTGCAGAGGGGGAGATCCAGGGTGGGGCTCCAGGCAGGAAAAGCGGCTGTTGGCACCACCATGTGCCACGTATCCCAGCATGGACAGGCTTATCGTTTTTGCTGCCTTTCCTTGAAACGTGAGTGTTCCATAGTGTCaacgcacaccaagccacacttgAACCATACAGTGAAATGCCGGTGAAAATCACACAATTATCCTGAGAGATGCAGATGCGTTGAAGGGAGAGACCGAAATCCTGACACCGCACCCTCCACAATCACATACAGGTTATCGTTTT
It encodes:
- the ZNF618 gene encoding zinc finger protein 618 isoform X1; the protein is MSSQGAEETEPPTRPAAAAREAAPAAAAPHCAPRGSGGSSSLASESGGPARREPLLPPLARQPSPMKEPGGPGAADGGGDGAAAAAASSSPEGTGGAAAPAAAAQVEGGSNGSSGSSGSNVGTRASVGRERLKRTQKIMKAEGCDSATPQASPSKDAAAMTEVKVKTEVPDDYIQQVVWQDDPKEPKKKGGGVAEVPAEICVVIGGVRNQQTLGKLGSYECGICGKKYKYYNCFQTHVRAHRDTEAASGEGTSPGNNFRYTCDICGKKYKYYSCFQEHRDLHAVDDPYDQAMIAKEEVKEEEPEPFQKIGPSTIDRVCNLKTGNYTCEFCGKQYKYYTPYQEHVALHAPIKYSRSPLFVAVKTQASQSGKKTPTAPIIRCSTLLHRTPSGIPPAASPSQTFRAPNSGSPGSKATTAESAFSRRVENKLQNNYEETNSSSQNSSETASPLVSNPLPLLQKPYTCGACGIQFQFYNNLLEHMQSHAADNENNIASNQPRSPPAVVEEKWKPQLQRNNSNNISAGSSLLNSPIPEKERQNIAERLLRVMCADLGTLSVVSGKEFVKLAQSLVDNGARYGAFSVTEILGNFNTLALKHLPRMYNQVKVKVTCALGSNTCLGIGVTCHSQSIGPDSCYILTAYQAEGSCIKSYVLGIKGVDIRDNGDLVHHWVQNVLSEFVMSEIRTVYVTDCKVNSSAFSKAGMCLRCSACALTSVVQSVLNKRTLQARNMHEVIELLNVCEDLAGSAGISKETFGSLEETSPPPCWNSITDSLLLVHERYEQICEFYSRAKKLNLIQNLNKHLLSNLAAILAPVKQAVIELSNESRPTLQLVLPTYVKLEKLFTSKANDAGIVSKLCHLFLEALKENFKVHSAHKVAMILDPQQKLRPVPPYQHEEIIGKVCELIHEVKESWAEEPDFEPASKKSRTSNESSPTREEDRSGKSEVYDYLQEPLFQAAPDLFQYWSCVTQKHTKLARLAFWLLAVPAVGARSNCVNMCEQALLIKRRRLLSPEDMNKLMFLKSNML
- the ZNF618 gene encoding zinc finger protein 618 isoform X10 codes for the protein MSSQGAEETEPPTRPAAAAREAAPAAAAPHCAPRGSGGSSSLASESGGPARREPLLPPLARQPSPMKEPGGPGAADGGGDGAAAAAASSSPEGTGGAAAPAAAAQVEGGSNGSSGSSGSNVGTRASVGRERLKRTQKIMKAEGCDSATPQASPSKDAAAMTEVKVKTEVPDDYIQQVVWQDDPKEPKKKGGGVAEVPAEICVVIGGVRNQQTLGKLGSYECGICGKKYKYYNCFQTHVRAHRDTEAASGEGTSPGKTGNYTCEFCGKQYKYYTPYQEHVALHAPIKSAFSRRVENKLQNNYEETNSSSQNSSETASPLVSNPLPLLQKPYTCGACGIQFQFYNNLLEHMQSHAADNENNIASNQPRSPPAVVEEKWKPQLQRNNSNNISAGSSLLNSPIPEKERQNIAERLLRVMCADLGTLSVVSGKEFVKLAQSLVDNGARYGAFSVTEILGNFNTLALKHLPRMYNQVKVKVTCALGSNTCLGIGVTCHSQSIGPDSCYILTAYQAEGSCIKSYVLGIKGVDIRDNGDLVHHWVQNVLSEFVMSEIRTVYVTDCKVNSSAFSKAGMCLRCSACALTSVVQSVLNKRTLQARNMHEVIELLNVCEDLAGSAGISKETFGSLEETSPPPCWNSITDSLLLVHERYEQICEFYSRAKKLNLIQNLNKHLLSNLAAILAPVKQAVIELSNESRPTLQLVLPTYVKLEKLFTSKANDAGIVSKLCHLFLEALKENFKVHSAHKVAMILDPQQKLRPVPPYQHEEIIGKVCELIHEVKESWAEEPDFEPASKKSRTSNESSPTREEDRSGKSEVYDYLQEPLFQAAPDLFQYWSCVTQKHTKLARLAFWLLAVPAVGARSNCVNMCEQALLIKRRRLLSPEDMNKLMFLKSNML
- the ZNF618 gene encoding zinc finger protein 618 isoform X7; amino-acid sequence: MSSQGAEETEPPTRPAAAAREAAPAAAAPHCAPRGSGGSSSLASESGGPARREPLLPPLARQPSPMKEPGGPGAADGGGDGAAAAAASSSPEGTGGAAAPAAAAQVEGGSNGSSGSSGSNVGTRASVGRERLKRTQKIMKAEGCDSATPQASPSKDAAAMTEVKVKTEVPDDYIQQVVWQDDPKEPKKKGGGVAEVPAEICVVIGGVRNQQTLGKLGSYECGICGKKYKYYNCFQTHVRAHRDTEAASGEGTSPGNNFRYTCDICGKKYKYYSCFQEHRDLHAVDDPYDQAMIAKEEVKEEEPEPFQKIGPSTIDRVCNLKTGNYTCEFCGKQYKYYTPYQEHVALHAPIKSAFSRRVENKLQNNYEETNSSSQNSSETASPLVSNPLPLLQKPYTCGACGIQFQFYNNLLEHMQSHAADNENNIASNQPRSPPAVVEEKWKPQLQRNNSNNISAGSSLLNSPIPEKERQNIAERLLRVMCADLGTLSVVSGKEFVKLAQSLVDNGARYGAFSVTEILGNFNTLALKHLPRMYNQVKVKVTCALGSNTCLGIGVTCHSQSIGPDSCYILTAYQAEGSCIKSYVLGIKGVDIRDNGDLVHHWVQNVLSEFVMSEIRTVYVTDCKVNSSAFSKAGMCLRCSACALTSVVQSVLNKRTLQARNMHEVIELLNVCEDLAGSAGISKETFGSLEETSPPPCWNSITDSLLLVHERYEQICEFYSRAKKLNLIQNLNKHLLSNLAAILAPVKQAVIELSNESRPTLQLVLPTYVKLEKLFTSKANDAGIVSKLCHLFLEALKENFKVHSAHKVAMILDPQQKLRPVPPYQHEEIIGKVCELIHEVKESWAEEPDFEPASKKSRTSNESSPTREEDRSGKSEVYDYLQEPLFQAAPDLFQYWSCVTQKHTKLARLAFWLLAVPAVGARSNCVNMCEQALLIKRRRLLSPEDMNKLMFLKSNML
- the ZNF618 gene encoding zinc finger protein 618 isoform X2, which translates into the protein MSSQGAEETEPPTRPAAAAREAAPAAAAPHCAPRGSGGSSSLASESGGPARREPLLPPLARQPSPMKEPGGPGAADGGGDGAAAAAASSSPEGTGGAAAPAAAAQVEGGSNGSSGSSGSNVGTRASVGRERLKRTQKIMKAEGCDSATPQASPSKDAAAMTEVKVKTEVPDDYIQQVVWQDDPKEPKKKGGGVAEVPAEICVVIGGVRNQQTLGKLGSYECGICGKKYKYYNCFQTHVRAHRDTEAASGEGTSPGNNFRYTCDICGKKYKYYSCFQEHRDLHAVDDPYDQAMIAKEEVKEEEPEPFQKIGPSTIDRVCNLKTGNYTCEFCGKQYKYYTPYQEHVALHAPIKYSRSPLFVAVKTQASQSGKKTPTAPIIRCSTLLHRTPSGIPPAASPSQTFRAPNSGSPGSKATTESAFSRRVENKLQNNYEETNSSSQNSSETASPLVSNPLPLLQKPYTCGACGIQFQFYNNLLEHMQSHAADNENNIASNQPRSPPAVVEEKWKPQLQRNNSNNISAGSSLLNSPIPEKERQNIAERLLRVMCADLGTLSVVSGKEFVKLAQSLVDNGARYGAFSVTEILGNFNTLALKHLPRMYNQVKVKVTCALGSNTCLGIGVTCHSQSIGPDSCYILTAYQAEGSCIKSYVLGIKGVDIRDNGDLVHHWVQNVLSEFVMSEIRTVYVTDCKVNSSAFSKAGMCLRCSACALTSVVQSVLNKRTLQARNMHEVIELLNVCEDLAGSAGISKETFGSLEETSPPPCWNSITDSLLLVHERYEQICEFYSRAKKLNLIQNLNKHLLSNLAAILAPVKQAVIELSNESRPTLQLVLPTYVKLEKLFTSKANDAGIVSKLCHLFLEALKENFKVHSAHKVAMILDPQQKLRPVPPYQHEEIIGKVCELIHEVKESWAEEPDFEPASKKSRTSNESSPTREEDRSGKSEVYDYLQEPLFQAAPDLFQYWSCVTQKHTKLARLAFWLLAVPAVGARSNCVNMCEQALLIKRRRLLSPEDMNKLMFLKSNML
- the ZNF618 gene encoding zinc finger protein 618 isoform X5, yielding MSSQGAEETEPPTRPAAAAREAAPAAAAPHCAPRGSGGSSSLASESGGPARREPLLPPLARQPSPMKEPGGPGAADGGGDGAAAAAASSSPEGTGGAAAPAAAAQVEGGSNGSSGSSGSNVGTRASVGRERLKRTQKIMKAEGCDSATPQASPSKDAAAMTEVKVKTEVPDDYIQQVVWQDDPKEPKKKGGGVAEVPAEICVVIGGVRNQQTLGKLGSYECGICGKKYKYYNCFQTHVRAHRDTEAASGEGTSPGNNFRYTCDICGKKYKYYSCFQEHRDLHAVDDPYDQAMIAKEEVKEEEPEPFQKIGPKTGNYTCEFCGKQYKYYTPYQEHVALHAPIKYSRSPLFVAVKTQASQSGKKTPTAPIIRCSTLLHRTPSGIPPAASPSQTFRAPNSGSPGSKATTAESAFSRRVENKLQNNYEETNSSSQNSSETASPLVSNPLPLLQKPYTCGACGIQFQFYNNLLEHMQSHAADNENNIASNQPRSPPAVVEEKWKPQLQRNNSNNISAGSSLLNSPIPEKERQNIAERLLRVMCADLGTLSVVSGKEFVKLAQSLVDNGARYGAFSVTEILGNFNTLALKHLPRMYNQVKVKVTCALGSNTCLGIGVTCHSQSIGPDSCYILTAYQAEGSCIKSYVLGIKGVDIRDNGDLVHHWVQNVLSEFVMSEIRTVYVTDCKVNSSAFSKAGMCLRCSACALTSVVQSVLNKRTLQARNMHEVIELLNVCEDLAGSAGISKETFGSLEETSPPPCWNSITDSLLLVHERYEQICEFYSRAKKLNLIQNLNKHLLSNLAAILAPVKQAVIELSNESRPTLQLVLPTYVKLEKLFTSKANDAGIVSKLCHLFLEALKENFKVHSAHKVAMILDPQQKLRPVPPYQHEEIIGKVCELIHEVKESWAEEPDFEPASKKSRTSNESSPTREEDRSGKSEVYDYLQEPLFQAAPDLFQYWSCVTQKHTKLARLAFWLLAVPAVGARSNCVNMCEQALLIKRRRLLSPEDMNKLMFLKSNML
- the ZNF618 gene encoding zinc finger protein 618 isoform X11 — encoded protein: MSSQGAEETEPPTRPAAAAREAAPAAAAPHCAPRGSGGSSSLASESGGPARREPLLPPLARQPSPMKEPGGPGAADGGGDGAAAAAASSSPEGTGGAAAPAAAAQVEGGSNGSSGSSGSNVGTRASVGRERLKRTQKIMKAEGCDSATPQASPSKDAAAMTEVKVKTEVPDDYIQQVVWQDDPKEPKKKGGGVAEVPAEICVVIGGVRNQQTLGSYECGICGKKYKYYNCFQTHVRAHRDTEAASGEGTSPGNNFRYTCDICGKKYKYYSCFQEHRDLHAVDDPYDQAMIAKEEVKEEEPEPFQKIGPSTIDRVCNLKTGNYTCEFCGKQYKYYTPYQEHVALHAPIKSAFSRRVENKLQNNYEETNSSSQNSSETASPLVSNPLPLLQKPYTCGACGIQFQFYNNLLEHMQSHAADNENNIASNQPRSPPAVVEEKWKPQLQRNNSNNISAGSSLLNSPIPEKERQNIAERLLRVMCADLGTLSVVSGKEFVKLAQSLVDNGARYGAFSVTEILGNFNTLALKHLPRMYNQVKVKVTCALGSNTCLGIGVTCHSQSIGPDSCYILTAYQAEGSCIKSYVLGIKGVDIRDNGDLVHHWVQNVLSEFVMSEIRTVYVTDCKVNSSAFSKAGMCLRCSACALTSVVQSVLNKRTLQARNMHEVIELLNVCEDLAGSAGISKETFGSLEETSPPPCWNSITDSLLLVHERYEQICEFYSRAKKLNLIQNLNKHLLSNLAAILAPVKQAVIELSNESRPTLQLVLPTYVKLEKLFTSKANDAGIVSKLCHLFLEALKENFKVHSAHKVAMILDPQQKLRPVPPYQHEEIIGKVCELIHEVKESWAEEPDFEPASKKSRTSNESSPTREEDRSGKSEVYDYLQEPLFQAAPDLFQYWSCVTQKHTKLARLAFWLLAVPAVGARSNCVNMCEQALLIKRRRLLSPEDMNKLMFLKSNML
- the ZNF618 gene encoding zinc finger protein 618 isoform X9, producing the protein MSSQGAEETEPPTRPAAAAREAAPAAAAPHCAPRGSGGSSSLASESGGPARREPLLPPLARQPSPMKEPGGPGAADGGGDGAAAAAASSSPEGTGGAAAPAAAAQVEGGSNGSSGSSGSNVGTRASVGRERLKRTQKIMKAEGCDSATPQASPSKDAAAMTEVKVKTEVPDDYIQQVVWQDDPKEPKKKGGGVAEVPAEICVVIGGVRNQQTLGKLGSYECGICGKKYKYYNCFQTHVRAHRDTEAASGEGTSPGNNFRYTCDICGKKYKYYSCFQEHRDLHAVDDPYDQAMIAKEEVKEEEPEPFQKIGPKTGNYTCEFCGKQYKYYTPYQEHVALHAPIKSAFSRRVENKLQNNYEETNSSSQNSSETASPLVSNPLPLLQKPYTCGACGIQFQFYNNLLEHMQSHAADNENNIASNQPRSPPAVVEEKWKPQLQRNNSNNISAGSSLLNSPIPEKERQNIAERLLRVMCADLGTLSVVSGKEFVKLAQSLVDNGARYGAFSVTEILGNFNTLALKHLPRMYNQVKVKVTCALGSNTCLGIGVTCHSQSIGPDSCYILTAYQAEGSCIKSYVLGIKGVDIRDNGDLVHHWVQNVLSEFVMSEIRTVYVTDCKVNSSAFSKAGMCLRCSACALTSVVQSVLNKRTLQARNMHEVIELLNVCEDLAGSAGISKETFGSLEETSPPPCWNSITDSLLLVHERYEQICEFYSRAKKLNLIQNLNKHLLSNLAAILAPVKQAVIELSNESRPTLQLVLPTYVKLEKLFTSKANDAGIVSKLCHLFLEALKENFKVHSAHKVAMILDPQQKLRPVPPYQHEEIIGKVCELIHEVKESWAEEPDFEPASKKSRTSNESSPTREEDRSGKSEVYDYLQEPLFQAAPDLFQYWSCVTQKHTKLARLAFWLLAVPAVGARSNCVNMCEQALLIKRRRLLSPEDMNKLMFLKSNML